AAACATGTCAAGATgctggcggcggcggcggcggcatcTAATGGGGGGCGTGATGCGGAGTTGAAGGCCTGTTAAatttatatttgcattaacagcTGAAAGCTGACGGCTGGTTCCTCTGTGTCGTTTTTTCTTTGACAGACAATGTCTGGCTTATTTCCAGGTTTTCATTAAAACTCATCATTCCACCGAATTTCCAGAGGAAATTCAGTTCTCGGAGACGTTATTTCCCCATTTCCCCAAATACATTAGGGATAACAGACAAATACAGCgttatgtttgggttttttgaccTTCACTCTTCATTTAGGCTTTCATGctctttattttgttcataGTGTctactctttgtgtgtgttcatgtattaactgctttattttttttttgcttttcagagATTGAGGCTAAGGAGGCTTGTGATTGGCTTAGAGCGGCGGGATTTCCACAGTATGCACAGCTTTAtgaaggtaacacacacacacatgtccaatGTCCAGAATTTACTCCTTGCTGCCCTGTTTCAAACAATGAGGCAACTCCTCTCATTCCTGCCTTTCATTGTTGCTCTCtcactgtcttgtttttttccatcctcactctttctcttttccctctctgtcaTCCCTCCATCTTTGTATCCCTGCTGTCTCGGCCGCTGCGTTCTATTTCCAGTCTTCAGTTCCTGTCCAAAGGGAGGGGTCATGAGAAAGGCCTTGTTATCACTGCTGGGACTCTcgcagcttctctctctctctcagttcttTCTTCCACCTTTCTTCCTCTACTGCTTTCACCTCGCCCACCACTTTTCTGTCAGCcaaagtttgcatgttctgagCGTTTCTTTCTTCTTACTCAGACTTCTGTCTTCCTTCTCTTCTGCGTCTTTCTGGACAAAACTGctggcattcattcattcatgtgatGACCATCATGCCACTGAagcacaaacaggaaatggcCCCAGTAATCTCCAAAGCAGCTCTTAAAATCCAGCAGTTCCCCTtaagtagacacacacacacacacacacacacacactccactgctCCGAGAAAGTGCCATGAGCTCCAGTAATGTGGGGTTATGAATGCCGGCCTCTGCGACTCTGTGGCGGCTTCCGCCTGCATGTTGTAACTCCACTCTGCCACTACATACACAGAGGATCGCCAAAATAAAAGGCTTGAGTCATTTTTGGTGTTGGCACTCATTGTGCTTATCAAGTTATTTTTGGAtttggaaaatgtttgtttgtgtgttctgtAAACTGCAGACGCCAATGACAGGTGTTCACTGCAGCGTAGCATGGGTTGCGTCATAAACGTCACACTTTATTATAAGTTGTCCAGCTTTTATCTCCTGTCAGTGATTTACCAATGAAACGCAGCGTCTCATTGTCTTTGTTTCGTCTTCTTCGCTAAATCTTCTACAGATTCCCAGTTTCCAATTGACATTTCTTCAGTGAAAAGGGACCATGACTTCTTGGACCGGGATCTGGTGGAGCCCTTATGCCGGTAaggctagctagctagctagcttatCTATCTTATCTAGTTTATCTATCTTATCTTACTTattgtctgtctatctgtctgtctatctgtctgtctgtctgtctgtctaactatctatctatgtatctagcTAACTAAGCTAGATGTCTAGCTAGCTGCTCTGATGAcatattatgttaattttatgataaaatacaacacttttcttacataattttacattttaacactCATCCACATATACAGGCCTCATTCTCTATCAATTTGAGTCActgaaactgttttgtttttttttgttctccgACTCATCCCCGTGGTTTGGTGCTAACCACTAATCACTAGTTGTCTGACCCTGAACCTTAATGAACTCCCCATCCCTGTCTGACACTCAGACGCCCAGCCTTTGATCATGTCACCTCCCCACCCCACCGCCGCGCTCTGATCTCCCCACTCAAAGAGCGGAGACCCTCAGGGGGGCAGCGGGGAGGGGGGCGAGGAGGGAGTAAGGGGGAGAAAAGTCAGCGTATTCCACCAGATGTGTGTTGTTAGTATCTCTGCACACATCTATCATCTCTACAATCTTACAAAAATCTTCTCACTGAAATTTCCCCTGCTTACACCCCTcccaaacctttttctttttttccctctcattcATCTCCATCTCCCCAACGTCTATGCCAGAGCAGCGTGTGGTAATTAAAGCGTTGGTGAGTCCTGACAGATCTGAAAACACGTCAGACTCCCTTTAGATTTGTCCCAGGagctggtggaaaaaaacacagaaaatgacgTCTCACTTGTTCATGTTTTCAAGAATTGTAGACATTTGTACTTATTTCCCTTTCTgttatatatagtgtgtgtagCATAGAAGTCTAAATTTGTAAGAATACTGCGCACGAAATACAGGGTTTAGAGACAATAATGGCTTCCTCTGTGTACTTTCCAACTTGAATGTTTTACTTGTAGCTAGAAAGGCAGTTGATATTATAGCTTGGTGCTTTCTGCTAGTATGTTTATGGTTTATACGTAGCGACAAGATGTATTCTGTTGGGCGAATGAGGGAGGTGGCAAACCCTCAAACATGTGTGTAAAGTTCCCATCAGATCTCCtatgcagctgcagagagacactGCCCCCAGCACGCCAGAGTATGGAAGTGAAAGGAGGAGGCAATGGGTGAAAGatgaagggaggagggaggcatGAGTGGGGGGAGGATGAAGCCTACAAATCCTTGAGGGTGAGAGCAATGTCAGGGGAGTAATAAAGGATGGGAGGAGAAAAGTCGTTTTTGGAGAAAATGCGATAGGCGGTGTCAGAAAAGATGAAAGCTGGGGGGAAATGAAGAGAGCTTTTTTGAGAGTGAATTAGACAGGAAAGAGAAAGTGTGATaagagagtgaatgtgaatgggAGACAGAATACTGTACTATATATTCAACCGAACAGCTCCAGCATGTTGACGTggctttgtttctgtgttgcaGGCGCCTAAATACGTTGAACAAGTGTGCCTCTATGAAGCTGGACGTCAGTCACCCCAGGAAGAAAGTAAGTTCATGTGCTTATTTCACTGGTGCAGGGTGGATTATATAGTCTTAAACTGACTAAATCAGGATTTGTCAGATGTATATGTTTCCACGTGTAACACAATTTTCTTGATTGACATTTTCGCCCTCTGCTTGCCATTCTTGACATAATCCCACCCTTGAAGAAGTTTGGTGAAACCTGGATTAAGAGAAAGTAATAAATCAAAGCACCGAAATACGGATGGAAATCAATGGaaatagaaaatgttgattCTTGATTCCTCCACAGGGCGATGACTCTGATGAAGATGACCCGCTGGCCATCAGCAAGCGGTGGACGTTTGAGTGGAGCAGCCGACGCTGGTCTCGTCTGCAGGACTTCCTGTTGGACAGCACCTGCGAGAGCAGCCCGACGGGTCAGGGGGAGGGGCTACGCAGCACAGTGAGCAGCGAGAGCGTGCTGACCGACCTCAGCGAGCAGGAGATCGCGGAAATCTCCTCGCTACACAGCGAGGACTCCACCTTGGCCATGCCCGACTCCATATCTATGGCATCCCTGTCTGCTTCCTATCAACCGCCCCGGGATCTTCCGCACTACAACTCCCTGCCAATCAAAAGCAGCCGCCAGGGGCAGGGAGGGCGGAGCAAAGCCAAAGAGTTTCTCCGTCGTATGGAAGTCATGCGCACTTGGGGGCCGTCGACAAGGCGGAAGAGTTCAAGTCGCAGGCCGCCGTTGGTCATCAGTGGGCCCGTGTTACAGGGGGAGGAGCCTCAGGCACTACAGGTGCTGCAGTGTACGCCAATCAACCAGTTAGAACTCAGCCCTAAACAGAACCACCAGACGGATGGCGACACGTCCGCTCTCACCATTGCCGGTGATTGTAAAGACCAGTCCACAGAGAGTGTGAGTCCCAGTGGTGAGGTTGTGGTACCCGATAAGATGGAGGCGGGGCCTATGAAACCGCGCACTGCCAGCAAGAGAAGCAGCATGTATCTGGAGGACATGGAGCTGCCGTCGCAGGGTAAGAGGACAGACGGGCAGAGCCACTTTGGCAGGAACCAGTTTCACTCGTATGAAAACCTCCTCATTCACATCCCGAAAGACCACAAACCAGGCACCTTTCCAAAAGCTCTGTCCATAGAGAGTCTGGCGCCGTCCCCTGGTGATAGTAACAATGGCAATCAGACTCAAGCCCACTCGTTTCCACCCAACAACAACGGCCAGGGTGAGCCGTGGTCTGATAAACCTCTGTCCAAGCCTCCCTGTCCTGGCGCGCCGCGGGGCAGCAGGGTGAGCGTGTACGACAACGTGCCGGGCTCACACCTGTACGCCAGCACCGGGGACCTGCTGGACCTGGAGAAAGAAGACAACCTGTTCCCTCACCTGGATGACATCATACAGCACGTGAGCGGTTTGCAGCAGATAGTGGACCACTGGAGCCGCAGTGTTCTGCCAGAGGGCGAGATGACGGCggaagggggggaggaggaaggggagggcCGGACCACTCCCAGCGAAGGGGAGAGAGACGGCGTCTCCTTGAATGACACTGATTCAACAGGGACCAGTCGGGAGAGGCGGGATTCTGGGGTTGGGGCCTCGCTGACAAGACCACGGTGAGCAGCTCTTATCATCACAGTTTTACTTATGAACACACAGTTGCAGATATTAAAGGAATAGTATTTTCTCTTAGTCCACTTTGAGCCAAGTGTGATGGTTGTGTTCCCTGCAGTGTTGGATTCCTTTATTCTGGATTCCAACATCTCAGCAGTTAACGATGACAAGGAAATGATCACAGAAAGCACAGATGGCGATGACGATGATAATAATAGGGCCCAAGCAATGAGAAGCCAgagttgttgtcttttttaaccAGACATGGCCTTGTCTCATGTTTCATTCATGTTCTCCACACCCCCAGTCTACGATGGCCCAGTTTCAGAACCTCTGATCATCTCAACCAGCCGGCGTCTTCGCTGCAGATCAGCAGCCAGTCGGCAGGACAGCTCAGCCTGCTGCAGAAGTTCTCTTTGCTGCGTCTCACCGCCATCATGGAGAAATACTCCATGTCTAACAAGCACGGCTGGACATGGTGAGTACAGACACTGCCACAGatttactctagccttcaactagctcctgtttaattccaccctgtgttgtgttttattgttgtatttactttttaattattattaatgccTCAATTATAGCTTGTCTTTTTCcatatttttggacaaaatCAGCTCATTGTTTTGAGCAGTTCACTCATAATTGAAGTAAGTTCAAATTTGGGAGTTGGATACATGATAAGTTTCcaaaatattttcttaaatttcTTTTTCAGATCTTATTTCTTAGAGTATTCTCATTTATACAACATGGATAAACCTCCTGCCACACTCTCATTGCCTTCTTGTTTCCAGTCTTCCATTAAAACTCAGGAAACTGAGGCAAACACAAGCACATCCTTGTTTGGTTAACAAACAGGCCTGTTCACTTTTTATTATCCCCAGTGGGGAAATCCTGACCAGCATCTACATGAAGACATAGTTAACAGTTAGAGCACAGGCCTCTCTTTCCTCCCACACCCTTTCCTaattcttttactttttctgtctccctctcctcgCCCAGGTCTGTGCCCAAGTTTATGAAGCGCATCAAGGTGCCGGACTACAAAGAGAAGAGTGTGTTCGGTGTTCCCCTCATTGTGCACGTCCAGCGCTGTGGTTTTCCGctccctgtgtgtttacagcaggcCTTCAGCCACCTCAGAGCACACTGTCTGGACCAGGTTAGAAAACAGCTTTTACAAGAGTGGACTCCGGGCTAATGAGACAGCTGACACAAAGCCTTGTtcttttattgttattcatgTTATTACGTATTTATAGATATTCTGGGCTGAGAAAGAGCATTTTATCGTACACTTGGACTGAACCTCTATCATCCCTCCACGGCCTCTGtctttgctccctctctctcaggtcGGACTGTTCCGCAAATCCGGCGTGAAGTCTCGCATCCAGGCTCTGAGGCAGCAGTGCGAGCTCTCCCCCGACGCCG
This genomic stretch from Solea senegalensis isolate Sse05_10M linkage group LG13, IFAPA_SoseM_1, whole genome shotgun sequence harbors:
- the stard13a gene encoding stAR-related lipid transfer protein 13 isoform X3 yields the protein MDRVDAASAAGTEGAVNSRLDSVDDANTVGAGKDKDVIGAVVYGKMKYPTSASVAGRVDETPSAEEDSVDSGDDVFVDNVDQSAKGSSNDGESDGDSTNEGTCLEAMTPDGQDHYLRLGDSPRRRSALRLSRIIARQLLLRRLAQEIEAKEACDWLRAAGFPQYAQLYEDSQFPIDISSVKRDHDFLDRDLVEPLCRRLNTLNKCASMKLDVSHPRKKGDDSDEDDPLAISKRWTFEWSSRRWSRLQDFLLDSTCESSPTGQGEGLRSTVSSESVLTDLSEQEIAEISSLHSEDSTLAMPDSISMASLSASYQPPRDLPHYNSLPIKSSRQGQGGRSKAKEFLRRMEVMRTWGPSTRRKSSSRRPPLVISGPVLQGEEPQALQVLQCTPINQLELSPKQNHQTDGDTSALTIAGDCKDQSTESVSPSGEVVVPDKMEAGPMKPRTASKRSSMYLEDMELPSQGKRTDGQSHFGRNQFHSYENLLIHIPKDHKPGTFPKALSIESLAPSPGDSNNGNQTQAHSFPPNNNGQGEPWSDKPLSKPPCPGAPRGSRVSVYDNVPGSHLYASTGDLLDLEKEDNLFPHLDDIIQHVSGLQQIVDHWSRSVLPEGEMTAEGGEEEGEGRTTPSEGERDGVSLNDTDSTGTSRERRDSGVGASLTRPRLRWPSFRTSDHLNQPASSLQISSQSAGQLSLLQKFSLLRLTAIMEKYSMSNKHGWTWSVPKFMKRIKVPDYKEKSVFGVPLIVHVQRCGFPLPVCLQQAFSHLRAHCLDQVGLFRKSGVKSRIQALRQQCELSPDAVSYEDQSAYDVADMVKQFFRDLPEPLLTSKLGETFLHIYQYVPKEQRLQAVRAAILLMPDENREVLQMLLYFLRDVTSLVEENQMTPMNLAVCLGPSLFHLSILKNDALSPRSIQRKYTTGRPDQKDLNENLAATQGLAHMITECQHLFQIPEEMVTQSRNSYMEAELMVPPLDELCKSHEEEVDECEEEEEEEEGSYHAHIERLVQKLLKEAKDKSKGWVSRSTADNTELAFKKVGDGNPLRQWRVCAEVPAAPSEVLQRLLKERPLWQTGQDKEKVLEILDKQTDVYQYSCRNMAPQPDCDYVVLRSWRTDLCRGCCALVCVSVEHDDSPRMGAVRGVVLESQYLLEPCGTERTKLTHVSRVDLRGKSPEWYNKAYGHLCVNEAQRIRSSFQPLDHTEH
- the stard13a gene encoding stAR-related lipid transfer protein 13 isoform X4, which translates into the protein MTTRRKSARLQLRRSISEQLRDSTSRAWDLLWRNVRERRLSEIEAKEACDWLRAAGFPQYAQLYEDSQFPIDISSVKRDHDFLDRDLVEPLCRRLNTLNKCASMKLDVSHPRKKGDDSDEDDPLAISKRWTFEWSSRRWSRLQDFLLDSTCESSPTGQGEGLRSTVSSESVLTDLSEQEIAEISSLHSEDSTLAMPDSISMASLSASYQPPRDLPHYNSLPIKSSRQGQGGRSKAKEFLRRMEVMRTWGPSTRRKSSSRRPPLVISGPVLQGEEPQALQVLQCTPINQLELSPKQNHQTDGDTSALTIAGDCKDQSTESVSPSGEVVVPDKMEAGPMKPRTASKRSSMYLEDMELPSQGKRTDGQSHFGRNQFHSYENLLIHIPKDHKPGTFPKALSIESLAPSPGDSNNGNQTQAHSFPPNNNGQGEPWSDKPLSKPPCPGAPRGSRVSVYDNVPGSHLYASTGDLLDLEKEDNLFPHLDDIIQHVSGLQQIVDHWSRSVLPEGEMTAEGGEEEGEGRTTPSEGERDGVSLNDTDSTGTSRERRDSGVGASLTRPRLRWPSFRTSDHLNQPASSLQISSQSAGQLSLLQKFSLLRLTAIMEKYSMSNKHGWTWSVPKFMKRIKVPDYKEKSVFGVPLIVHVQRCGFPLPVCLQQAFSHLRAHCLDQVGLFRKSGVKSRIQALRQQCELSPDAVSYEDQSAYDVADMVKQFFRDLPEPLLTSKLGETFLHIYQYVPKEQRLQAVRAAILLMPDENREVLQMLLYFLRDVTSLVEENQMTPMNLAVCLGPSLFHLSILKNDALSPRSIQRKYTTGRPDQKDLNENLAATQGLAHMITECQHLFQIPEEMVTQSRNSYMEAELMVPPLDELCKSHEEEVDECEEEEEEEEGSYHAHIERLVQKLLKEAKDKSKGWVSRSTADNTELAFKKVGDGNPLRQWRVCAEVPAAPSEVLQRLLKERPLWQTGQDKEKVLEILDKQTDVYQYSCRNMAPQPDCDYVVLRSWRTDLCRGCCALVCVSVEHDDSPRMGAVRGVVLESQYLLEPCGTERTKLTHVSRVDLRGKSPEWYNKAYGHLCVNEAQRIRSSFQPLDHTEH
- the stard13a gene encoding stAR-related lipid transfer protein 13 isoform X5, producing MRAPKIEAKEACDWLRAAGFPQYAQLYEDSQFPIDISSVKRDHDFLDRDLVEPLCRRLNTLNKCASMKLDVSHPRKKGDDSDEDDPLAISKRWTFEWSSRRWSRLQDFLLDSTCESSPTGQGEGLRSTVSSESVLTDLSEQEIAEISSLHSEDSTLAMPDSISMASLSASYQPPRDLPHYNSLPIKSSRQGQGGRSKAKEFLRRMEVMRTWGPSTRRKSSSRRPPLVISGPVLQGEEPQALQVLQCTPINQLELSPKQNHQTDGDTSALTIAGDCKDQSTESVSPSGEVVVPDKMEAGPMKPRTASKRSSMYLEDMELPSQGKRTDGQSHFGRNQFHSYENLLIHIPKDHKPGTFPKALSIESLAPSPGDSNNGNQTQAHSFPPNNNGQGEPWSDKPLSKPPCPGAPRGSRVSVYDNVPGSHLYASTGDLLDLEKEDNLFPHLDDIIQHVSGLQQIVDHWSRSVLPEGEMTAEGGEEEGEGRTTPSEGERDGVSLNDTDSTGTSRERRDSGVGASLTRPRLRWPSFRTSDHLNQPASSLQISSQSAGQLSLLQKFSLLRLTAIMEKYSMSNKHGWTWSVPKFMKRIKVPDYKEKSVFGVPLIVHVQRCGFPLPVCLQQAFSHLRAHCLDQVGLFRKSGVKSRIQALRQQCELSPDAVSYEDQSAYDVADMVKQFFRDLPEPLLTSKLGETFLHIYQYVPKEQRLQAVRAAILLMPDENREVLQMLLYFLRDVTSLVEENQMTPMNLAVCLGPSLFHLSILKNDALSPRSIQRKYTTGRPDQKDLNENLAATQGLAHMITECQHLFQIPEEMVTQSRNSYMEAELMVPPLDELCKSHEEEVDECEEEEEEEEGSYHAHIERLVQKLLKEAKDKSKGWVSRSTADNTELAFKKVGDGNPLRQWRVCAEVPAAPSEVLQRLLKERPLWQTGQDKEKVLEILDKQTDVYQYSCRNMAPQPDCDYVVLRSWRTDLCRGCCALVCVSVEHDDSPRMGAVRGVVLESQYLLEPCGTERTKLTHVSRVDLRGKSPEWYNKAYGHLCVNEAQRIRSSFQPLDHTEH